Proteins found in one Pseudomonadota bacterium genomic segment:
- a CDS encoding type II secretion system protein produces the protein MSPTRHRRGFTLVELLVVLCIVGLLASILLPSFARSRAMSLYTACKGNLKNIGTAFAVYASDNNGAYPNSASLVCPRYIAVFPTCPGLGGPNYRVTTAYTPDAYTVVCLGNQHQLVGVPAQYPQFLSTGGLVAP, from the coding sequence ATGTCCCCGACGCGCCATCGGCGGGGATTCACCCTGGTCGAGCTGCTCGTGGTGCTGTGCATCGTCGGCCTGCTGGCCTCCATCCTGCTTCCCAGCTTTGCCCGCTCTCGCGCCATGAGCCTCTACACCGCCTGCAAGGGAAACCTGAAGAACATCGGCACCGCGTTCGCCGTGTACGCCAGCGACAACAATGGCGCCTACCCTAACAGCGCGAGCCTGGTCTGCCCTCGCTACATCGCCGTCTTTCCCACGTGTCCGGGCCTGGGAGGGCCCAACTACCGGGTCACGACCGCGTACACCCCGGACGCCTACACCGTCGTCTGCCTGGGCAATCAGCACCAGCTCGTGGGGGTTCCGGCCCAGTACCCGCAGTTTCTCTCGACGGGGGGGCTCGTTGCCCCCTAG